A DNA window from Comamonas fluminis contains the following coding sequences:
- a CDS encoding bifunctional enoyl-CoA hydratase/phosphate acetyltransferase — protein MSIAPAMLSNRTFDELAIGDSASMQRQLTQQDIHLFAIMSGDINPAHLDAEYAAATQFHGVIAHGMWGGALISAVLGTRLPGPGTVYLSQTLKFRSPVRVGDQVNVTVTVSAKDEAKRRVTLACSCVNQHGQTVIEGEASVLAPTEKVERPAATLPEVRLLAANGLPQLLQHVLPLGPIRVAVVHPCDALSLGGALDARSAGLIDPILVAPRAKLEAVAAAAGLSLEGIAIEDVPHSHAAAARAAAMGGQGQVQALMKGSLHTDELVSAVLNAEAGLRTKRRLSHCFVMQTPAYPRPFIITDAAINIAPTLEQKADIVRNAITLAHAIGVEQPRVAILAAVETVNPAMPATLDAAALCKMADRGQITGGLLDGPLAFDNAVSAAAALTKGIHSPVAGQADVLLVPDLESGNMLAKQLEYMGDAATAGVVLGAKLPIVLTSRADSRETRIASCAIAVLLAHHFRNNPP, from the coding sequence ATGAGCATCGCCCCCGCCATGCTGAGCAACCGCACCTTTGATGAGCTGGCCATTGGCGACAGCGCCAGCATGCAGCGCCAGCTCACCCAGCAGGACATTCATCTCTTCGCCATCATGTCCGGCGACATCAATCCCGCGCATCTGGATGCCGAATACGCCGCAGCCACGCAGTTCCACGGCGTAATCGCGCACGGCATGTGGGGCGGTGCGCTGATCTCAGCCGTACTGGGCACGCGCCTGCCCGGCCCCGGCACGGTGTACCTGAGCCAGACACTGAAGTTCCGCTCCCCTGTGCGCGTGGGCGACCAGGTGAACGTCACCGTCACCGTCAGCGCCAAGGACGAAGCCAAGCGCCGCGTCACCCTGGCCTGCAGCTGTGTCAACCAGCATGGGCAAACCGTGATCGAGGGTGAAGCCAGCGTGCTGGCCCCCACCGAAAAAGTGGAGCGGCCCGCCGCCACCCTGCCAGAAGTACGCCTGCTGGCCGCCAACGGACTGCCCCAGCTGCTGCAGCATGTGCTGCCGCTGGGCCCCATCCGTGTGGCCGTGGTGCACCCCTGTGATGCGCTGAGCCTGGGCGGCGCACTGGATGCACGCAGCGCGGGCCTGATTGATCCCATTCTGGTAGCACCCCGCGCCAAGCTGGAAGCCGTGGCCGCCGCCGCAGGCCTGAGCCTGGAAGGCATTGCCATCGAAGACGTGCCCCACAGCCATGCCGCCGCCGCGCGCGCCGCCGCCATGGGCGGCCAGGGCCAGGTGCAGGCGCTGATGAAAGGCAGCCTGCACACCGACGAGCTGGTCAGCGCCGTGCTGAATGCAGAGGCGGGCCTGCGCACCAAGCGCCGCCTGTCACACTGCTTTGTGATGCAGACACCGGCCTACCCCCGGCCCTTCATCATCACCGACGCGGCCATCAACATCGCCCCCACGCTGGAGCAAAAGGCCGATATCGTGCGCAACGCCATCACCCTGGCCCACGCCATTGGGGTAGAGCAGCCACGCGTAGCCATTTTGGCCGCGGTGGAAACCGTGAACCCCGCCATGCCCGCCACCCTGGATGCGGCCGCGCTGTGCAAGATGGCCGACCGGGGCCAGATCACCGGCGGCCTGCTGGATGGCCCGCTGGCGTTTGACAATGCCGTCTCAGCCGCTGCAGCCCTGACCAAAGGCATCCACTCGCCCGTGGCTGGCCAGGCCGATGTGCTGCTGGTGCCCGACCTGGAAAGCGGCAATATGCTGGCCAAGCAGCTCGAGTACATGGGCGATGCCGCCACCGCTGGCGTCGTGCTGGGTGCCAAGCTGCCCATCGTGCTGACCAGCCGCGCTGACAGCCGCGAAACCCGTATCGCCTCATGCGCCATCGCCGTGCTGCTGGCCCACCACTTCAGGAACAACCCACCATGA
- a CDS encoding acetate/propionate family kinase → MSEFILVLNCGSSSIKFALFETGGAALPRQAAWNGKVQGIGGPTPDFGARTVPVRAINLDAEHPYTAALQIIRHEVQQWLNGRSIVAVAHRVVHGGAKYFEPVRLDAATLAELKELIPLAPLHQPFALEAIDILLREQPELPQVACFDTAFHHTVPQVEQLLPLPFDAWQRGIRRYGFHGLSYEYMATALPERYGDRARGRTIVAHLGSGASLCAMRNLQSVATTMGFSALDGLMMGTRTGALDPGAILYLMEIEKLTLEQVGQILYHRSGLLGISGLSPEPRVILKHESDDGENGLRARLALDLYVRRIVREIGALTAVLGGLDMLVFTAGVGEHNAFIRKRVCRDLAFLGIKLDDEANARDEWQISAPDAPVTVAVEPTNEEWVAARYAVRVLAAQGK, encoded by the coding sequence ATGAGCGAATTCATTCTGGTTCTTAACTGTGGTTCGTCCAGCATCAAGTTCGCCTTGTTTGAAACAGGCGGCGCCGCTCTGCCACGTCAGGCTGCCTGGAACGGCAAGGTACAAGGCATTGGCGGCCCCACGCCCGACTTTGGAGCCCGCACCGTACCCGTGCGTGCTATTAATTTGGATGCTGAGCACCCCTACACAGCTGCGCTGCAGATCATTCGCCATGAAGTGCAGCAATGGCTGAACGGCCGCAGCATCGTGGCCGTGGCACACCGTGTGGTGCATGGCGGCGCCAAATACTTTGAACCCGTGCGCCTGGACGCCGCGACCTTGGCGGAGCTGAAGGAGCTGATCCCTCTGGCCCCCCTGCACCAGCCCTTCGCGCTGGAAGCCATAGATATCCTGCTGCGCGAGCAACCAGAATTGCCCCAGGTCGCCTGCTTTGACACGGCCTTTCACCACACCGTGCCACAGGTCGAACAATTGCTGCCATTGCCGTTCGACGCCTGGCAGCGTGGCATTCGTCGCTATGGTTTCCATGGGCTGTCGTACGAATACATGGCCACCGCCCTGCCCGAGCGCTATGGCGACCGCGCCCGTGGCCGCACCATCGTCGCCCACCTGGGCAGTGGCGCCAGCCTGTGTGCCATGCGCAATCTGCAAAGCGTCGCCACCACCATGGGCTTTTCGGCACTCGACGGCCTGATGATGGGCACCCGCACCGGCGCACTGGACCCTGGCGCCATCCTGTATCTGATGGAAATCGAAAAGCTGACCCTGGAGCAGGTGGGCCAGATCCTCTACCACCGCTCCGGCCTGCTGGGCATCTCCGGCCTGTCGCCCGAGCCACGTGTCATCCTGAAGCATGAAAGTGATGATGGTGAGAACGGCTTGCGCGCCCGCCTGGCGCTGGACCTTTACGTACGCCGCATCGTGCGCGAGATCGGAGCCCTCACCGCCGTTCTCGGCGGTCTGGACATGCTGGTGTTCACCGCAGGCGTCGGCGAGCACAACGCCTTCATCCGCAAGCGCGTGTGCCGGGACTTGGCGTTCTTGGGGATAAAGCTAGACGATGAGGCCAATGCGCGTGATGAATGGCAGATCTCTGCCCCAGATGCGCCAGTCACCGTTGCCGTTGAACCGACCAATGAAGAATGGGTGGCAGCGCGGTACGCTGTGCGGGTGCTGGCGGCCCAAGGGAAATAA
- a CDS encoding MerR family transcriptional regulator, protein MASFLPAIPAKRYFTIGEVADLCEVKPHVLRYWEQEFAQLKPMKRRGNRRYYQHHEVLMVRRIRELLYEQGFTISGARNRLRELASGHAGKQESASPVATDILSLEVLAEKNSELQQLMARGPGAEVPALSIDEVKEELFQIRSLLSL, encoded by the coding sequence ATGGCTTCATTCTTGCCAGCGATCCCCGCCAAGCGTTACTTCACCATTGGTGAAGTAGCGGATCTGTGCGAGGTCAAGCCCCATGTGCTGCGCTATTGGGAGCAGGAGTTTGCGCAGCTCAAGCCCATGAAGCGCCGTGGCAATCGCCGCTACTACCAGCATCATGAAGTGCTGATGGTGCGTCGCATTCGTGAGCTGCTCTATGAGCAGGGCTTCACCATCAGCGGTGCGCGTAATCGTCTGCGGGAACTGGCGTCCGGTCATGCGGGCAAGCAGGAGTCGGCGTCGCCGGTTGCAACAGATATTCTGTCGCTGGAAGTGCTGGCCGAGAAAAATAGCGAGCTGCAGCAACTGATGGCCAGAGGGCCTGGTGCCGAGGTGCCTGCGCTGAGCATTGATGAGGTTAAAGAGGAGCTTTTTCAGATCAGATCGCTGCTTTCTCTTTGA
- a CDS encoding integration host factor subunit alpha, with protein sequence MELAVESIDSPALTKAQLADLLFDEIGLNKREAKDMVDAFFDLISQKLVDGEDVKLSGFGNFQIRTKAPRPGRNPRTGELIPIAARRVVTFHASSKLKELIQGDSPEL encoded by the coding sequence ATGGAGCTAGCCGTAGAAAGCATCGACAGCCCCGCGCTGACCAAGGCGCAGCTGGCCGATCTGCTGTTTGACGAGATCGGCCTGAACAAGCGCGAAGCCAAAGATATGGTGGACGCGTTTTTCGACCTGATTTCGCAAAAGCTGGTGGACGGCGAAGACGTCAAACTCTCGGGTTTTGGCAACTTCCAGATCCGTACCAAGGCTCCGCGCCCCGGTCGCAACCCGCGCACCGGCGAACTGATTCCCATTGCGGCCCGCCGCGTGGTGACATTCCATGCCAGCAGCAAGCTCAAAGAGCTGATTCAGGGCGATAGCCCCGAGCTGTAA
- the pheT gene encoding phenylalanine--tRNA ligase subunit beta, giving the protein MQFPESWLREYCNPKLTTQELADTLTMAGLEVEELDPVAPPFTGIVVGEIKEAVQHPDADRLRICQVDVGGPELLNIVCGAPNARVGIRIPCATVGAELPPGEDGKPFKIKIGKLRGVQSFGMLCSAKELGIDEDASGLLEFPADAPLGQNVREYLNLDDTLFTLKLTPNLAHCLSVYGVARELSALTGTPLKALSFPAAAVASQDKLPVKIEATDLCGRFSGRIVRNVNTQVKTPQWMLDRLARCGQRGVSPLVDISNYVMFELGRPSHIFDLDKIHGGLNVRWGKEGETLKLLNGNTIKVDDFIKVGVIADDQGLESLAGIMGGDATAVSDDTKNIYIEAAFWFPKAVAGRSRHFNFSTDAGHRFERGVDPEFTTEHIERITALVLEICGTPETQVGAMDDQKPNMPAPKTVQLRVARAAKVIGMPVSQQQVLDALNGLGLPATVASEGVISVTAPTFRFDINLEEDLIEEVARMIGYDNLPTTKPLAPISPKLRAENERSPFGVRRELAGLGYQETINFSFVEEKWEQDLAGNNNAIKLLNPIASHLSVMRSSLLGSLLQVLKFNVDRKAQRVRVFELGRVFFKDESVVESDTTVKGFYQPMRVAGLAYGAADQLQWGRADAKVDFYDVKGDVEALLAPAKPVFEPAEHPAMHPGRCARVLLDGKAIGFVGELHPKWRQEWDLAQAPVMFELELDAVLARQVPVFKPVAKHQAVERDIAVVVKEAVTHAQVMDAVQNGVKGGILRSATLFDVFRPKKLKAGEEAAPGSLAQDEKSLAVRLTLGSDTASLTDAEIDAAMQGAIAALTERVAARLR; this is encoded by the coding sequence ATGCAATTTCCTGAATCCTGGTTGCGCGAATACTGCAACCCGAAGCTGACGACCCAAGAGCTGGCCGATACCCTGACCATGGCCGGTCTGGAAGTCGAAGAACTCGACCCCGTGGCACCTCCCTTCACCGGCATTGTGGTTGGTGAAATCAAGGAAGCCGTGCAGCACCCCGACGCCGACCGCCTGCGCATCTGCCAAGTCGATGTGGGCGGCCCCGAGCTGCTGAACATCGTCTGCGGCGCGCCCAACGCACGCGTAGGCATCCGCATCCCTTGCGCCACCGTGGGCGCCGAGCTGCCCCCGGGCGAAGACGGCAAGCCTTTCAAGATCAAGATCGGCAAGCTGCGCGGCGTGCAGAGCTTTGGCATGCTGTGCTCGGCCAAAGAGCTGGGCATTGACGAAGACGCCAGCGGCCTGTTGGAGTTCCCCGCCGACGCGCCCCTGGGCCAGAACGTGCGCGAGTACCTGAATCTGGACGACACGCTGTTCACGCTGAAGTTGACGCCCAATCTGGCGCACTGCCTGAGTGTTTACGGCGTGGCACGCGAGCTGTCTGCCCTGACCGGCACGCCGCTGAAGGCTTTGAGCTTCCCCGCTGCAGCCGTGGCCTCGCAAGACAAGCTGCCCGTCAAGATTGAAGCCACCGACCTGTGCGGCCGCTTCTCCGGCCGCATCGTGCGCAATGTCAACACGCAGGTGAAGACGCCCCAGTGGATGCTGGATCGCCTGGCCCGCTGCGGCCAGCGCGGCGTGTCGCCCTTGGTGGACATCTCCAACTACGTGATGTTCGAGCTGGGCCGCCCCAGCCACATCTTTGACCTGGACAAGATCCACGGCGGCCTGAACGTGCGCTGGGGCAAAGAGGGCGAAACGCTCAAGCTGCTCAACGGCAACACCATCAAGGTCGATGATTTCATCAAGGTGGGCGTGATTGCCGATGACCAGGGTCTGGAATCGCTGGCAGGCATCATGGGCGGCGACGCCACGGCCGTGTCGGACGATACGAAGAACATCTACATCGAAGCCGCGTTCTGGTTCCCCAAGGCAGTGGCCGGCCGCTCGCGCCACTTCAACTTCTCGACCGACGCCGGTCACCGCTTTGAGCGCGGTGTGGACCCTGAGTTCACCACCGAGCACATCGAGCGCATCACCGCACTGGTGCTGGAAATCTGCGGTACGCCCGAGACCCAAGTGGGCGCCATGGACGACCAAAAGCCCAATATGCCCGCGCCCAAGACCGTGCAACTGCGCGTGGCGCGTGCAGCCAAGGTGATTGGCATGCCTGTGAGCCAGCAGCAAGTGCTGGACGCCTTGAATGGCCTGGGCCTGCCTGCCACTGTGGCCAGCGAAGGCGTCATCAGCGTCACCGCGCCTACGTTCCGCTTCGACATCAATCTGGAAGAAGATTTGATCGAAGAAGTGGCCCGCATGATCGGCTATGACAACCTGCCTACCACCAAGCCGCTGGCGCCCATCTCGCCCAAGCTGCGTGCCGAGAACGAGCGCAGCCCGTTTGGCGTGCGCCGCGAGCTGGCAGGTCTGGGTTACCAAGAGACGATCAACTTCAGCTTTGTCGAAGAAAAGTGGGAGCAGGACCTGGCGGGCAACAACAATGCCATCAAGCTGCTCAACCCCATTGCCAGCCATTTGAGCGTGATGCGCTCGTCGCTGCTGGGCTCGCTGCTGCAAGTTTTGAAGTTCAACGTGGACCGCAAGGCCCAGCGCGTGCGCGTGTTTGAACTGGGGCGCGTGTTCTTCAAGGACGAATCCGTGGTCGAATCCGACACCACCGTCAAGGGCTTCTACCAGCCCATGCGCGTGGCCGGCTTGGCCTATGGCGCGGCTGACCAGTTGCAATGGGGCAGGGCGGATGCCAAGGTTGACTTCTATGACGTCAAGGGCGACGTGGAAGCGTTGCTGGCCCCGGCCAAGCCCGTATTCGAGCCCGCCGAGCATCCCGCCATGCACCCCGGCCGCTGCGCCCGCGTGCTGCTGGACGGTAAGGCCATCGGCTTTGTCGGCGAGCTGCACCCCAAGTGGCGCCAGGAATGGGATCTGGCCCAGGCACCCGTGATGTTTGAGCTGGAACTGGACGCCGTGCTGGCCCGCCAAGTGCCCGTGTTCAAGCCCGTGGCCAAGCACCAGGCCGTGGAGCGCGACATTGCCGTGGTCGTCAAGGAAGCCGTGACCCACGCACAGGTGATGGACGCCGTGCAAAACGGAGTGAAGGGCGGCATTCTGCGCTCGGCCACACTGTTTGACGTGTTCCGCCCCAAGAAGCTCAAGGCCGGCGAAGAAGCTGCGCCCGGCAGCCTGGCCCAGGACGAAAAGAGCCTGGCCGTGCGCCTGACGCTGGGCAGCGACACTGCGTCGCTGACCGATGCCGAAATCGACGCCGCCATGCAGGGCGCGATTGCTGCCTTGACCGAACGCGTTGCTGCGCGCCTGCGTTGA
- the pheS gene encoding phenylalanine--tRNA ligase subunit alpha: MNELDSLVESAQQLFAQAATPADLENAKAQFLGKSGKMTELMKGMAQLSVEEKKSRGAAINVAKQAIEAALTARRKALADAELEAHLKAEVLDVTLPGRRRGTGGLHPVSLTLERIEGIFGSMGFDVAQGPEIESDWFNFTALNTPEDHPARSMHDTFYVEGGTAHAPNLLRTHTSPMQVRHAVQHVKKYRNQLDAGQTMPEIRVIAPGRTYRVDSDATHSPMFHQCEGLWIGENVSFKDLKVVFTDFCKTFFEQDDLVLRFRPSFFPFTEPSAEIDIQFQSGPLAGKWLEVAGSGQVHPNVVRNMGLDPEKYIGFAFGMGPDRLTMLRYGVNDLRLFFDGDIRFLSQFQ; the protein is encoded by the coding sequence ATGAACGAGTTGGATTCTCTGGTCGAGAGCGCGCAACAACTGTTTGCGCAGGCCGCCACCCCCGCTGATCTGGAAAACGCCAAGGCGCAGTTTTTGGGCAAGTCGGGCAAGATGACCGAGCTCATGAAGGGCATGGCGCAGCTTTCCGTCGAAGAGAAAAAGTCGCGCGGCGCTGCCATCAATGTGGCCAAGCAGGCGATCGAAGCGGCTTTGACCGCCCGCCGCAAGGCCCTGGCCGATGCCGAGCTGGAAGCCCACCTGAAGGCCGAAGTGCTGGATGTCACTTTGCCTGGCCGCCGCCGCGGCACCGGTGGTCTGCACCCCGTGTCGCTGACGCTGGAGCGCATCGAGGGCATTTTTGGCTCCATGGGCTTTGATGTGGCCCAGGGCCCCGAGATCGAATCCGACTGGTTCAATTTCACGGCGCTGAACACGCCCGAAGACCACCCCGCGCGTTCCATGCACGACACCTTCTATGTGGAAGGCGGCACGGCCCACGCCCCCAACTTGCTGCGCACGCACACCAGCCCCATGCAGGTGCGCCACGCCGTGCAGCACGTCAAGAAATACCGCAATCAACTGGATGCCGGCCAGACCATGCCCGAAATCCGCGTGATTGCCCCCGGCCGCACCTACCGTGTGGACTCGGATGCCACCCACTCGCCCATGTTCCACCAGTGCGAAGGCCTGTGGATTGGCGAGAACGTGAGCTTCAAGGACTTGAAGGTCGTGTTCACCGACTTCTGCAAGACCTTCTTTGAGCAGGATGACCTGGTGCTGCGTTTCCGCCCCAGCTTCTTCCCATTCACCGAGCCTTCGGCTGAAATCGACATCCAGTTCCAAAGCGGCCCGCTGGCCGGCAAGTGGCTGGAAGTGGCGGGCTCCGGCCAGGTGCACCCCAACGTGGTGCGCAACATGGGCCTGGACCCCGAAAAGTACATCGGCTTTGCCTTTGGCATGGGCCCCGACCGCCTGACCATGCTGCGTTATGGCGTGAACGACCTGCGCCTGTTCTTCGACGGCGACATCCGTTTCCTGTCGCAGTTCCAGTAA
- the rplT gene encoding 50S ribosomal protein L20, translated as MPRVKRGVTARARHKKVLNLAKGFRGRRGNVFRVAKQAVMKAGQYAYRDRRTKKRVFRQLWIARINAAARELGLTYSQFANGLKKAAIEIDRKMLSDIAVHDKAAFAAIVNQVKAKLAA; from the coding sequence ATGCCTCGCGTCAAACGTGGTGTAACGGCTCGCGCCCGCCATAAAAAAGTTCTGAACCTGGCCAAGGGTTTCCGCGGTCGCCGTGGTAACGTCTTCCGCGTTGCCAAGCAAGCGGTGATGAAGGCTGGTCAGTATGCCTACCGTGACCGCCGCACCAAGAAGCGCGTGTTCCGCCAACTGTGGATCGCTCGTATCAATGCTGCTGCACGTGAACTGGGTCTGACATACAGCCAATTCGCTAACGGCCTGAAGAAGGCTGCCATCGAAATCGACCGCAAGATGCTGTCTGATATCGCTGTGCACGACAAGGCTGCGTTTGCAGCTATCGTGAACCAAGTCAAGGCCAAGCTGGCTGCCTAA
- the rpmI gene encoding 50S ribosomal protein L35, whose protein sequence is MPKMKTKSSAKKRFRVRPGGTVKRGQAFKRHILTKKTTKNKRHLRGIVNVHSGDMGSIAKMLPSAGL, encoded by the coding sequence ATGCCCAAAATGAAAACTAAGAGCAGCGCGAAGAAGCGTTTTCGCGTTCGTCCCGGTGGTACCGTCAAGCGCGGTCAAGCCTTCAAGCGTCACATCTTGACCAAGAAGACCACGAAGAACAAGCGTCACCTGCGTGGCATTGTTAACGTGCATTCCGGCGATATGGGCTCCATCGCAAAGATGCTGCCTTCCGCAGGCCTGTAA
- the infC gene encoding translation initiation factor IF-3 yields the protein MKTIATEFRDRRHREERKHRLNREIMAPEVRLSGPDNEPLGIVPLQEALRMAGELDVDLVEIAATAVPPVCRLMDYGKFKYQEQKKAAEAKAKQTVIEIKEVKFRPGTDDGDYNVKLRNIRRFLADGDKCKITLRFRGREITHQQLGLDLLNRLRDDLADTIQVEQFPKLEGRQMVMMIAPARAGGKKPAAPGAKAQGDNATAAPAVADKA from the coding sequence GTGAAAACCATAGCTACTGAATTTCGCGATCGGCGCCACCGTGAAGAGCGCAAGCATCGACTGAACCGAGAAATCATGGCGCCTGAAGTGCGTCTGTCTGGTCCTGACAACGAACCACTGGGTATCGTGCCGCTGCAAGAAGCGCTGCGCATGGCCGGTGAGTTGGACGTCGATCTGGTGGAAATCGCTGCGACAGCAGTTCCTCCTGTCTGCCGTTTGATGGATTACGGCAAGTTCAAGTACCAGGAACAGAAGAAGGCTGCCGAAGCCAAGGCCAAGCAGACCGTCATCGAAATCAAGGAAGTGAAATTCCGCCCTGGTACCGATGATGGTGACTACAACGTCAAGCTGCGCAATATCCGCCGTTTTCTGGCAGATGGCGACAAGTGCAAGATCACACTGCGTTTCCGCGGTCGTGAAATCACGCACCAGCAACTGGGTCTGGATCTGCTGAACCGTCTGCGTGACGATCTGGCAGACACCATTCAGGTCGAGCAGTTCCCCAAGCTGGAAGGCCGCCAGATGGTGATGATGATTGCTCCGGCACGTGCTGGTGGCAAAAAGCCTGCTGCACCAGGCGCAAAAGCACAGGGCGATAACGCTACTGCTGCACCTGCTGTCGCAGATAAGGCATAA
- the thrS gene encoding threonine--tRNA ligase: protein MINITLPDGSKREYPAPVSVAEVAASIGAGLAKAALAGKINGKVVDTSFVIEQDSPLSIITAKDADGLDVIRHSTAHLLAYAVKELFPDAQVTIGPVIENGFYYDFSYKRPFTPEDLAAIEKKMSELASKDEQVVRRVLPRDEAVSYFKGLGENYKAEIIASIPSNEDVSLYREGAFEDLCRGPHVPSTGKLKHFKLMKVAGAYWRGDHRNEMLQRIYGTAWASKDELQQYLHRLEEAEKRDHRKLGRELDLFHIDECSPGTVFWHPKGWSVWQQVEQYMRKVYQDNGYQEVKAPQILDKGLWEKTGHWDKYRENMFTTESEKREYALKPMNCPGHIIIFKQGIKSYRDLPLRFGEFGNCHRNEPTGSLHGIMRVRAFTQDDGHIFCTEDQIQAEVTAFTALLQKVYADFGFTNILYRLSTRPEKRIGTDESWDKAENALAEGLRASGCEFEYLPGEGAFYGPKIEYTLKDALGREWQCGTIQVDPNLPERLDAEYVGEDGERHRPIMLHRAIVGSLERFIGILIEQHAGALPAWLAPVQVAVLNITDAQSDYAREVAEKLQKALPNQGVRVATDLRNEKITYKIREHSMQKLPYILVAGDKEKAAGAVAVRARGNKDLGVMSVDAFVELLAKDIAAKA, encoded by the coding sequence ATGATCAACATCACGCTCCCCGATGGCTCCAAGCGCGAATACCCGGCTCCAGTTTCGGTCGCCGAAGTCGCGGCTTCGATTGGTGCAGGTCTGGCCAAGGCTGCACTGGCCGGCAAGATCAATGGCAAGGTGGTGGACACCAGCTTTGTGATCGAGCAGGATTCGCCCCTGTCCATCATCACTGCCAAGGATGCCGATGGTCTGGATGTGATTCGTCACTCCACCGCTCACTTGCTGGCCTATGCGGTCAAGGAACTGTTTCCTGATGCACAGGTCACCATTGGCCCAGTGATCGAAAACGGCTTCTATTACGACTTCTCGTACAAGCGACCCTTCACGCCTGAAGATCTGGCTGCCATCGAAAAGAAGATGAGCGAGCTGGCCAGCAAGGATGAGCAAGTGGTGCGCCGTGTGCTGCCCCGTGATGAAGCGGTGAGCTACTTCAAGGGCCTGGGCGAGAACTACAAGGCCGAGATCATTGCCTCCATCCCCAGCAATGAAGATGTGAGCCTGTACCGTGAAGGCGCATTCGAAGATTTGTGCCGTGGTCCTCACGTGCCCAGCACAGGCAAGCTCAAGCACTTCAAGCTGATGAAGGTAGCTGGCGCCTACTGGCGCGGTGACCATCGCAACGAAATGCTGCAGCGCATTTATGGCACTGCCTGGGCCAGCAAGGACGAGCTGCAGCAATATCTGCATCGTCTGGAAGAGGCCGAAAAGCGCGACCACCGCAAGCTGGGCCGCGAACTGGACCTGTTCCACATTGATGAATGCTCCCCCGGTACCGTGTTCTGGCACCCCAAGGGCTGGTCGGTCTGGCAGCAGGTCGAGCAGTACATGCGCAAGGTCTATCAGGACAACGGCTACCAGGAAGTCAAGGCGCCCCAGATTCTGGACAAGGGCCTGTGGGAGAAGACAGGCCACTGGGACAAGTACCGCGAAAACATGTTCACGACCGAATCGGAAAAGCGTGAATATGCCCTGAAGCCCATGAACTGCCCGGGCCACATCATCATCTTCAAGCAGGGCATCAAGAGCTATCGCGATCTGCCACTGCGCTTTGGTGAGTTCGGTAACTGCCACCGCAATGAGCCCACAGGCTCGCTGCACGGCATCATGCGCGTGCGTGCCTTTACGCAGGATGATGGTCACATCTTCTGTACCGAAGACCAGATTCAGGCAGAAGTGACTGCCTTCACTGCGCTGCTGCAAAAGGTCTATGCAGATTTCGGCTTTACCAACATCCTGTATCGCCTCTCCACACGCCCTGAAAAGCGCATCGGTACCGACGAGTCATGGGACAAGGCCGAAAACGCACTGGCCGAAGGTCTGCGCGCTTCGGGCTGCGAGTTTGAATACCTGCCGGGCGAAGGCGCGTTCTATGGTCCCAAGATTGAGTACACCCTGAAGGACGCGCTGGGCCGCGAATGGCAGTGCGGCACCATCCAGGTGGACCCGAACCTGCCCGAGCGTCTGGATGCGGAATATGTAGGCGAAGATGGCGAACGTCACCGCCCCATCATGCTGCACCGTGCCATCGTGGGTTCGCTGGAGCGTTTCATCGGTATTTTGATCGAGCAGCACGCCGGCGCCTTGCCTGCCTGGCTGGCCCCTGTACAGGTGGCGGTGCTCAATATCACTGATGCCCAGTCGGACTATGCCCGTGAGGTGGCGGAAAAGCTGCAAAAAGCATTGCCGAATCAAGGCGTTAGAGTAGCCACAGATCTGCGCAATGAAAAGATTACGTATAAAATACGTGAGCATTCAATGCAAAAGCTGCCCTACATCCTCGTCGCAGGCGACAAGGAGAAGGCTGCTGGAGCGGTTGCAGTGCGCGCCCGGGGTAATAAAGACCTCGGTGTGATGTCGGTCGATGCATTTGTCGAATTGCTGGCCAAGGACATCGCAGCTAAGGCTTGA